One window of the Acaryochloris sp. CCMEE 5410 genome contains the following:
- a CDS encoding pentapeptide repeat-containing protein, translated as MRFGVFAIALTLGVTLGSSALAADPKHVAQLKQVNSCEGCDLSGADLSGLILIRANLRNANLKGANLRNTSLLLSNLENANLENANFTAAYLYGSNLENTQLTSTDFTQAVLRSAKLQGADVCTATLAGADLTDADVDLDDCPLASPSSATEPETPEEESLIKDTLPETP; from the coding sequence ATGAGATTTGGTGTTTTTGCGATTGCACTCACCCTCGGGGTGACTTTAGGTAGCTCAGCTCTTGCTGCCGATCCTAAACATGTTGCTCAGCTCAAACAGGTCAACTCCTGTGAAGGCTGCGATCTCAGTGGCGCTGATTTAAGTGGACTCATTCTAATCCGTGCTAATCTCCGCAATGCCAACTTGAAAGGGGCAAACCTTCGCAATACCTCGTTACTCCTCAGTAATTTAGAAAACGCCAACCTAGAAAACGCGAATTTCACCGCCGCCTACCTATACGGCAGCAACTTAGAAAACACCCAGCTCACCAGCACTGACTTTACCCAAGCTGTTTTACGGAGTGCTAAATTACAAGGCGCTGACGTGTGTACGGCCACCCTTGCCGGAGCGGACTTGACAGATGCTGACGTCGATTTAGACGACTGTCCCCTTGCCTCACCCTCCAGCGCTACAGAGCCAGAGACTCCAGAAGAAGAATCCTTGATCAAAGATACGCTACCAGAGACTCCTTAA
- a CDS encoding endonuclease domain-containing protein: MQHHRIRGTTPAVVAAARRLRLNLTTAEQRLWKALQKRQLSGLKFRCQHAIGSFIVDFYCPQCRLVIELDGDIHNQQVEYDKARTEQLNQLGFRVIRFHNSDVMHHLDHVLQQIRYASEQSIDGQSKSPRMGDLGG, translated from the coding sequence ATGCAACACCACCGCATTCGCGGCACGACCCCAGCCGTCGTTGCCGCCGCACGACGACTGAGACTCAATCTGACGACTGCAGAACAAAGGCTGTGGAAAGCACTGCAAAAACGTCAACTCAGCGGCCTTAAATTCCGCTGTCAACACGCCATTGGTTCGTTTATTGTCGATTTTTACTGTCCCCAATGCCGATTAGTGATTGAACTAGACGGCGATATCCACAATCAGCAGGTGGAATACGATAAAGCCCGTACTGAGCAGCTCAACCAGCTTGGTTTCCGAGTGATCCGATTCCATAACTCAGACGTTATGCACCACCTAGATCATGTGCTTCAGCAAATTCGATATGCGAGCGAGCAAAGCATTGATGGACAATCAAAGTCCCCCAGAATGGGGGATTTAGGGGGCTAA
- a CDS encoding GUN4 domain-containing protein gives MTKTDKPTSKSKAKVSLSDQIADVVVKAVRTGGVTVGGAGAFWSLFKDSDIPKALASGVIGLGISYGASLLNPVHKGNQDRLTKAGEAANKAIDHGIAKVSGVEEQYYRCQAWACRRQKSEGVVQHDGIFMPLLEEIYVPLELDASSLPAGWRQFPDQHLEKSARDVVSGHKIWDLLGKTEREVTFRQIVVLAWGGYGKTTLLKHIAHTYGMNQQGDKYGVSRRVPFLLVLRKHRDRLAQGQPPSLPELIKNHHIPDLPDSDKLADLPKDWVHKKLNRGEAVVMLDGFDEVTFGQRPAVARWINDQMRHYSKSVFIVTSRPKAYNEQDPADRLELSTRLWVQDFNEAQRRDFVEHWYWCQERYARGGDTTPDVEHDAQAAAEELLTQIEARQELKDLAKNPLLLNMIVTFHRRFPGVELPKRRVELYREICTLQLRDRPGARKLETCLINCGAQLILQRLALSMMEAHEERLDRSVLVDCIDTYLAQQQETVQSKDFLAQVVQISELLVEREPGEFEFAHLSLQEYLAAKQIAEGKQEALLYEHLKNDWWKQTILLYASQVNPTPLIREALHQEAIDLAYTIQQDTTKRLDLTADELAAFQQLTPQVENSRYATLEQLLKNQQWYEADQETYRLMITTVGKEDGQLLSENDLKTFPCEDLQMVDQLWVQYSKGKWGFSVQKKIWEECGSPTIYNDKWEKFGDRVGWRSNGNWRAYPDLTFDISKTLPGEFPAVVLSVGRGGGHWLVGWATFLAQRLVDCSTRQSREL, from the coding sequence ATGACCAAGACTGACAAACCTACTTCAAAATCTAAAGCTAAGGTTTCTCTCAGTGACCAGATTGCGGATGTTGTGGTTAAAGCTGTGCGGACAGGTGGGGTGACGGTAGGTGGAGCAGGTGCGTTTTGGTCCCTGTTCAAAGATAGTGATATTCCCAAAGCCTTGGCGTCTGGAGTGATTGGTTTGGGAATTTCCTATGGAGCTAGTCTGCTTAACCCAGTTCATAAGGGCAATCAAGATCGCCTAACAAAAGCAGGAGAAGCCGCCAATAAAGCGATTGATCATGGCATTGCTAAAGTTAGTGGCGTAGAAGAACAGTATTATCGATGTCAAGCTTGGGCTTGCCGTCGTCAGAAATCTGAAGGGGTGGTGCAACATGATGGTATTTTTATGCCCCTGTTGGAGGAGATTTATGTCCCTTTAGAGTTGGATGCTAGCTCTTTACCAGCAGGTTGGCGACAGTTTCCTGATCAGCACCTTGAAAAGTCTGCTCGTGATGTAGTTAGTGGGCACAAAATTTGGGACTTACTGGGAAAAACCGAGCGAGAAGTGACCTTTCGACAAATTGTGGTGCTGGCCTGGGGCGGGTATGGTAAAACGACGTTGCTCAAACATATTGCCCATACCTATGGAATGAATCAACAAGGAGATAAGTATGGCGTATCGCGACGAGTCCCTTTTTTGCTAGTGTTGCGGAAACATCGGGACCGACTCGCTCAGGGGCAACCGCCGAGTTTACCAGAGTTGATCAAAAATCACCATATTCCAGATTTACCAGATTCTGACAAGTTAGCTGATTTACCGAAGGATTGGGTTCACAAGAAGCTCAATCGAGGTGAAGCAGTGGTAATGCTGGATGGCTTTGATGAGGTTACCTTCGGGCAACGTCCGGCAGTGGCTCGATGGATTAATGACCAGATGCGCCATTATAGTAAATCAGTCTTTATCGTCACTTCCCGTCCTAAAGCCTATAACGAGCAGGACCCAGCCGATCGCCTTGAACTCTCGACCCGTCTATGGGTACAAGATTTTAATGAAGCTCAACGCCGCGATTTTGTGGAGCATTGGTATTGGTGCCAAGAGCGATATGCCAGGGGCGGGGATACAACTCCCGACGTTGAGCATGATGCCCAAGCTGCTGCCGAGGAGCTGCTAACCCAAATTGAAGCGCGGCAAGAGCTGAAAGATTTAGCCAAAAATCCACTCTTGCTGAATATGATTGTGACGTTTCATCGGCGATTCCCAGGTGTGGAGTTACCCAAACGCCGGGTTGAACTCTATCGAGAAATTTGTACATTGCAGCTTCGAGACCGACCGGGAGCGCGGAAACTGGAGACTTGCTTAATCAATTGCGGAGCCCAGCTTATATTGCAACGGTTGGCTTTATCGATGATGGAAGCCCATGAAGAGCGTTTGGATCGCTCTGTCTTAGTGGATTGTATCGATACTTATTTGGCACAACAACAAGAAACAGTTCAATCTAAGGATTTTTTGGCGCAAGTAGTACAGATTAGTGAACTTCTAGTGGAGCGGGAGCCAGGTGAATTCGAATTTGCTCATCTCAGTTTGCAAGAGTACTTAGCAGCAAAGCAAATTGCTGAGGGCAAGCAAGAAGCATTGCTATATGAACACCTCAAAAATGACTGGTGGAAACAGACCATTTTGCTCTATGCCTCGCAGGTCAATCCCACACCACTCATTCGAGAAGCCTTGCATCAAGAAGCTATTGATTTGGCCTATACCATTCAGCAAGACACGACGAAGCGGCTGGATTTAACCGCAGATGAGTTAGCTGCTTTCCAACAACTCACCCCCCAAGTAGAAAATTCTCGTTATGCAACCTTAGAACAACTTCTAAAAAATCAACAGTGGTATGAAGCCGATCAAGAAACCTATCGCTTGATGATTACCACGGTGGGGAAAGAAGATGGACAATTGTTGAGTGAAAATGACCTTAAAACTTTTCCCTGTGAAGACCTGCAAATGGTTGATCAATTGTGGGTGCAATACAGCAAAGGTAAATGGGGTTTCAGTGTGCAAAAAAAAATTTGGGAAGAATGTGGAAGCCCTACAATTTACAATGATAAGTGGGAAAAGTTTGGTGATCGTGTTGGTTGGAGAAGTAATGGCAATTGGCGAGCATACCCAGACTTGACCTTCGATATAAGTAAGACTCTTCCTGGAGAATTTCCGGCTGTTGTGTTGTCAGTCGGCCGGGGCGGAGGGCATTGGCTCGTTGGCTGGGCTACTTTCCTTGCACAAAGACTTGTAGATTGCAGCACAAGGCAGTCCCGTGAATTGTAA
- a CDS encoding NADAR family protein: MTIFFYKVQDPYGCFSNFSLHSIDLQGQTWPTSEHYYQAQKYQGTPHQALCDKIRQASTPEAAAALGRNPLYTEQADWDVIKPEIMYAAVRTKFLTHPTIQAELLSTGDELIVENSPLDPYWGCGADGQGQNQLGKILMQVRQEIRQLIQTGAISV, translated from the coding sequence ATGACCATTTTCTTCTACAAAGTCCAGGATCCTTACGGATGTTTTTCCAATTTTTCACTTCATAGTATTGACCTGCAAGGACAGACCTGGCCGACCTCAGAACATTACTATCAAGCCCAAAAATACCAAGGTACGCCCCACCAAGCCTTATGCGACAAGATTCGACAGGCATCGACCCCTGAAGCTGCAGCAGCCCTGGGTCGTAATCCCCTTTATACCGAGCAGGCCGATTGGGATGTGATCAAGCCTGAGATTATGTATGCTGCCGTGCGCACTAAATTCTTGACCCATCCGACGATTCAGGCGGAACTATTATCCACAGGGGATGAATTGATTGTGGAAAATTCGCCTTTAGATCCCTATTGGGGATGCGGTGCCGATGGTCAGGGGCAGAACCAGCTGGGAAAAATCTTAATGCAAGTTCGCCAAGAGATTCGCCAGTTGATTCAAACCGGGGCGATTAGTGTGTGA
- a CDS encoding rhomboid family intramembrane serine protease, translated as MVPLRDNNPTRITPFVTYVLIALNVVVFLHELRLGPELDAFFRLWAVVPRELTASFQGEPTTLPHPAWITLFTSQFLHGGILHIAGNMLFLWVFGNNIEDKLGHVKYLVFYLSCGALAALSQWFFSVNSEIPSLGASGAIAGVMGAYIIRFPKAEVLTLIPLGFFWWTVNLPAVFFLGFWFAQQAFNSVASLNAPMNMGGVAYWAHAGGFVFGALLGPLMGLFDDDQSRR; from the coding sequence GTGGTACCCCTACGCGATAATAACCCCACTCGAATCACGCCCTTTGTTACCTATGTTCTGATTGCCCTCAATGTCGTTGTCTTCCTGCATGAATTGCGCTTGGGTCCAGAGCTAGATGCCTTTTTCCGCTTGTGGGCGGTGGTTCCCCGAGAATTGACCGCGAGTTTTCAGGGAGAACCCACGACCTTGCCTCATCCCGCCTGGATTACCCTGTTTACCTCCCAGTTTCTGCACGGGGGAATTTTGCATATTGCTGGGAATATGCTGTTCCTGTGGGTGTTCGGGAATAATATTGAGGACAAACTGGGCCATGTCAAATATCTGGTGTTTTACCTGAGCTGTGGAGCTTTAGCGGCCCTCAGTCAATGGTTTTTTAGCGTCAATTCTGAGATTCCGTCGTTGGGTGCCAGTGGTGCGATTGCAGGGGTGATGGGGGCCTATATTATTCGATTTCCCAAAGCGGAGGTCTTAACCCTGATTCCCCTAGGATTTTTCTGGTGGACGGTTAACCTGCCTGCCGTATTCTTTTTAGGGTTCTGGTTTGCCCAGCAAGCCTTTAATAGCGTCGCTAGCCTCAATGCACCCATGAATATGGGCGGGGTGGCCTATTGGGCTCATGCTGGGGGATTTGTATTTGGGGCCTTGCTCGGTCCCCTGATGGGACTGTTTGATGACGATCAGTCCCGCCGTTAA
- a CDS encoding gamma-glutamylcyclotransferase family protein, whose amino-acid sequence MTVHLFTYGTLTLPEVMQAVTGQIFPATDALLPGYERFCVVDQLYPGMIRTGHQSTLGRIYFNIDPVSLDRLDYFEGDLYIRQAVTVVLPEYSTLYADTYVIPPSHRNQLSHNSWSADQFRSLHLPQFLVQVHHWMDEYAGNSSPAPDESDTWYPEP is encoded by the coding sequence GTGACTGTCCATCTGTTCACCTACGGCACCCTTACCCTTCCCGAAGTGATGCAAGCGGTCACCGGTCAAATTTTCCCAGCCACAGACGCTCTGTTGCCTGGGTACGAGCGCTTTTGTGTAGTGGATCAACTCTACCCAGGCATGATCAGAACGGGGCACCAGTCTACCCTGGGCAGAATTTATTTCAATATCGATCCCGTGTCCCTAGACCGCCTCGATTATTTCGAAGGGGATCTGTATATCCGACAAGCGGTAACGGTCGTTCTTCCCGAATACTCTACGCTATATGCTGATACCTATGTTATCCCGCCTAGCCACAGGAACCAGTTATCTCACAACTCTTGGAGCGCAGACCAGTTTCGCAGCTTGCATCTGCCTCAGTTTTTAGTTCAAGTCCATCATTGGATGGATGAATACGCTGGGAACTCATCCCCTGCACCGGACGAATCCGATACTTGGTATCCAGAGCCATAA
- a CDS encoding SRPBCC domain-containing protein — MMSNSCAESLRLTREFKAPRQLVFEAWTQPEHLQNWMFPKQGFACEYVSADIRAGGSSLHKMTTPSGYEMWLLTQYEVVSPPDRLVFRQYSSNAAGEIVPNTQIPNWPPEIRATVTLEEVGDKTKLAFIWEPINPTAEEAEAFEAARDQHGQGWGGGLNQLELYLGNVSKQ, encoded by the coding sequence ATGATGAGTAATTCCTGCGCTGAATCGCTGCGACTCACTCGCGAGTTCAAGGCACCGAGGCAGTTGGTGTTTGAGGCTTGGACACAACCGGAGCATTTACAAAACTGGATGTTTCCAAAGCAGGGGTTTGCTTGTGAGTATGTGTCTGCGGATATTCGGGCGGGAGGGTCTTCGCTGCATAAGATGACAACGCCGAGTGGATATGAGATGTGGTTGCTGACTCAATATGAGGTGGTTAGTCCACCAGACCGTCTGGTGTTTAGGCAGTACAGTTCCAATGCGGCGGGTGAGATTGTGCCGAATACTCAAATCCCTAACTGGCCGCCAGAAATCAGGGCAACGGTGACGTTGGAGGAGGTAGGTGACAAGACGAAGTTGGCGTTTATCTGGGAACCAATTAATCCGACGGCAGAGGAAGCTGAGGCGTTTGAAGCGGCGCGTGATCAACATGGCCAAGGCTGGGGGGGTGGTCTGAACCAGCTCGAACTGTATCTTGGCAACGTATCCAAACAGTAG
- a CDS encoding pentapeptide repeat-containing protein yields MMQVAELLERYAAGERDFCEIELKNADLSQQNLSGVTFIKSKLSHMNLENAYLYGVNFKHSYIEDTNLAGAQLCGANLWGVNFQGSVLAEANLSDAYIRGTYLLKADLSKVNLQRANLQRSYLWGATLNHADMRDANLTGANLDSATLMFADLSEANCQDSSMKGANLSGACLIGACLDRVNLSHANLSMAELSEARMKFAQLTDAIFQQANLSSTNLAYAQVQLQRLRDAILSRTILPDQRVVNSLAPAMVASVTH; encoded by the coding sequence ATGATGCAAGTAGCCGAGTTGCTGGAGCGCTACGCTGCCGGAGAAAGAGATTTTTGCGAAATAGAGTTAAAAAATGCGGACTTAAGCCAGCAGAATTTATCTGGCGTCACATTTATTAAGTCCAAATTAAGCCATATGAATTTGGAGAATGCCTACTTATATGGGGTGAACTTCAAACACAGTTACATCGAAGATACCAACCTTGCGGGTGCCCAGCTTTGTGGAGCCAACCTATGGGGCGTTAATTTTCAGGGCAGTGTGCTGGCTGAGGCGAACCTCAGTGATGCCTATATCCGAGGGACCTATCTCCTCAAAGCAGATTTGAGTAAGGTGAATCTCCAGCGAGCCAATTTGCAGCGATCTTATCTATGGGGTGCAACCCTGAATCATGCCGATATGCGGGACGCCAATTTAACTGGAGCAAACTTAGATTCGGCGACCTTAATGTTTGCCGATCTGAGCGAAGCCAACTGCCAAGATAGCTCTATGAAAGGGGCGAATTTAAGTGGGGCTTGCCTGATTGGCGCTTGTCTCGATCGCGTTAACCTGAGCCACGCCAACCTGAGTATGGCCGAACTCAGCGAAGCACGAATGAAGTTTGCCCAACTGACGGACGCTATTTTTCAGCAAGCGAACTTGAGCAGCACCAATTTGGCCTATGCCCAAGTGCAGCTCCAGAGACTGCGAGACGCCATCTTATCTCGTACTATTTTGCCGGATCAGCGGGTGGTCAATAGCCTGGCCCCAGCGATGGTCGCTAGCGTCACACACTAA
- a CDS encoding DUF3685 domain-containing protein, whose amino-acid sequence MTEQAAAQTQPLQFMLADTDPIFRVGLKACLDAVADIQVVAEADNPAQVLQLFSRPSAEEASPEVDPQSLDLLILDISRVGDTEANGLLCQQLKGRYPNLALFVLSATLDPDQLTKLWQVGVEGFCRKGSVDTPTLIQQFRRASQGQRVWDAAQKAQAQIVPQPDAPPPMVTRNVTAFTLLRQVFMQTGLKQIEQTLEQLQARRQGEALTQWQRAVNEGRERELQSVRWLVRQYMERQSGTAEEEAVSDPEEPAFSWANVDPWETDELAVPSRITEVSDGGNLAAQPDITTVLMDGLLAKLPTSLTNRTQDPLEIDILKAQKRQDLFLIVLKQFETVVEELRYAQVTRSQLVTKRSKLLQDLWLGSTADFFGKYLTIPLSAAVNTQGLEDIEIVSVLQQDQAIVKADILNKIPLVTELLDHLLFKAPLLVDNTLSAVGSPEAMLQAEALLSNLVVSVANGVLQPLLNRFATNEAIKQSFYDRSLISTRDIERFRNALSNHYRSRRLFKEPTEIFESQYGLIVFSEAGLQKISVYGSRDQELKQLQGIRFFVTLALEGRDAIAPPLQATFTFLGRGVVYILTQVIGRGLGLIGRGILQGVGGTWQDIFVSRKSQEK is encoded by the coding sequence ATGACAGAGCAGGCAGCAGCACAGACACAACCCCTTCAGTTCATGTTAGCGGATACCGATCCGATCTTTCGGGTCGGGTTAAAAGCCTGCCTAGACGCCGTCGCCGATATTCAGGTCGTCGCTGAAGCCGACAATCCAGCCCAAGTGTTACAGCTGTTCTCAAGGCCATCTGCAGAAGAGGCCAGCCCAGAGGTCGATCCACAATCCCTAGATTTGCTGATTCTCGATATCAGTCGGGTCGGGGATACCGAAGCAAATGGCCTCCTCTGTCAACAGCTAAAGGGGCGCTATCCCAATCTGGCTCTGTTTGTTCTATCGGCAACCCTCGACCCCGATCAGCTCACCAAACTGTGGCAAGTCGGCGTTGAAGGCTTTTGTCGGAAAGGCAGTGTCGATACCCCCACCTTAATCCAGCAATTTCGGCGAGCCAGTCAAGGCCAGCGGGTTTGGGACGCCGCTCAGAAGGCCCAGGCTCAGATCGTGCCGCAGCCCGATGCCCCGCCGCCGATGGTTACTCGAAATGTGACGGCCTTTACCCTGTTGCGGCAGGTGTTTATGCAAACGGGGTTAAAGCAAATTGAGCAAACCCTAGAGCAACTGCAAGCTCGCCGCCAAGGGGAAGCCTTAACCCAATGGCAACGCGCTGTAAATGAAGGGCGAGAGCGGGAATTACAATCCGTGCGCTGGCTGGTGCGGCAGTATATGGAACGCCAGAGTGGTACCGCTGAGGAAGAAGCCGTCTCAGACCCCGAAGAACCTGCTTTTTCTTGGGCCAATGTCGATCCCTGGGAAACCGATGAGTTAGCGGTCCCCTCGCGGATTACGGAAGTAAGTGACGGGGGGAACCTCGCTGCTCAGCCAGACATCACCACCGTGCTGATGGATGGATTGCTGGCTAAGCTCCCCACTAGCCTCACCAATCGCACCCAAGATCCATTAGAGATTGATATTCTCAAGGCCCAAAAACGCCAGGATTTATTTCTGATCGTGTTGAAGCAATTTGAAACCGTGGTGGAAGAGTTGCGCTATGCCCAAGTGACGCGATCGCAACTCGTTACCAAGCGTTCTAAACTTCTGCAAGACCTATGGCTTGGGTCTACCGCCGACTTTTTTGGCAAGTATTTGACTATCCCCTTATCTGCAGCGGTGAACACCCAGGGCTTAGAAGATATCGAAATTGTTAGTGTGCTCCAGCAAGATCAGGCCATTGTCAAAGCAGATATTCTCAACAAAATTCCTTTGGTAACGGAACTGTTGGATCACCTCCTGTTTAAAGCCCCCTTACTGGTTGACAATACCCTGTCCGCCGTTGGTTCTCCTGAAGCCATGCTCCAGGCCGAAGCCCTGCTGAGTAACTTAGTCGTCAGTGTCGCCAATGGCGTGCTGCAGCCATTGCTGAATCGCTTTGCCACCAATGAAGCGATTAAACAAAGTTTCTACGACCGTTCTTTAATTTCTACCCGAGATATTGAGCGGTTTCGCAACGCCCTCTCTAATCACTACCGGTCTCGACGCTTGTTCAAAGAGCCGACCGAAATCTTTGAAAGTCAGTATGGGCTCATCGTCTTTAGTGAGGCGGGGCTGCAGAAAATTTCCGTCTATGGCTCCCGCGATCAGGAACTCAAGCAGCTCCAGGGCATTCGATTTTTTGTGACCTTGGCTTTAGAGGGGAGAGATGCGATCGCACCGCCACTACAGGCCACCTTCACCTTTCTCGGTCGAGGAGTGGTTTATATCCTCACTCAAGTGATTGGCCGGGGCTTAGGTTTAATTGGGCGCGGCATCTTACAAGGGGTGGGTGGCACCTGGCAAGACATTTTCGTTAGCCGCAAAAGCCAGGAAAAATAG
- a CDS encoding YbjQ family protein codes for MLVTTTDVIQGAVIDSYCGIVTAEVVYGSNALRDFFAGIRDIIGGRTASYERVFEKGQQDAISELEKRADRLGANAVIGVRVSTDTINIDETGVLLLITATGTAVKMAR; via the coding sequence ATGTTAGTGACCACAACGGATGTCATTCAAGGCGCTGTAATCGATAGCTATTGCGGCATTGTTACTGCTGAAGTTGTGTATGGCAGTAATGCCCTGCGCGATTTTTTTGCTGGCATTCGCGATATTATCGGCGGTCGCACCGCCAGCTACGAGCGCGTGTTTGAAAAGGGACAGCAGGATGCCATCTCTGAGCTGGAAAAACGGGCAGATCGGTTAGGGGCAAATGCGGTGATCGGTGTGCGGGTCAGTACGGACACCATTAATATTGATGAAACTGGAGTTTTACTGTTAATCACCGCCACTGGGACAGCCGTGAAAATGGCTCGCTAA
- a CDS encoding helix-turn-helix transcriptional regulator: MARTKTTFDPFNAIAEPKRRALIEALVGQELTVNQIVERMGWSQPMVSKHLGVLKQVGLVSERKEGRYRVYRVNADQLKPIQAWVIQFERFWSDSLDHLETYLDEIQANEVNDE, from the coding sequence ATGGCACGAACCAAAACTACGTTTGACCCTTTTAATGCAATTGCAGAACCGAAACGGCGAGCCCTAATTGAAGCGCTGGTCGGTCAGGAACTGACGGTGAATCAGATTGTGGAGCGGATGGGATGGAGCCAGCCGATGGTTTCAAAGCACTTGGGTGTTTTGAAACAGGTGGGGTTGGTCTCAGAACGGAAGGAGGGCCGATATCGGGTCTATAGGGTCAATGCCGATCAGTTGAAACCGATACAAGCGTGGGTAATCCAGTTTGAACGGTTTTGGAGTGACAGTCTGGATCACCTGGAAACCTATTTAGACGAAATCCAAGCAAACGAGGTGAATGATGAGTAA